Proteins co-encoded in one Streptomyces sp. NBC_01283 genomic window:
- a CDS encoding rhodanese-like domain-containing protein produces the protein MTPPTDLAPAEAAARLDRYTVVDVRTPGEYASGHLPGALNIPVDHLHMALPELKAAAARGALLMVCASGNRSASACDELAAADIPAATLAGGTTAWAEQGHPLHPSEGAPTAWPMERQVRLAAGSLVVIGLAAGTRFRAARWLAAGVGAGLVYSAVTDTCGMAAVLGRLPHNRPRAADLRTTLEAL, from the coding sequence ATGACTCCCCCCACCGATCTGGCGCCCGCCGAGGCTGCCGCCCGTCTCGACCGCTACACCGTCGTCGACGTACGCACCCCCGGCGAGTACGCCTCCGGTCACCTTCCCGGGGCCCTCAACATCCCCGTCGACCATCTGCACATGGCGTTGCCGGAGCTCAAGGCCGCCGCCGCCCGCGGTGCACTCCTGATGGTCTGCGCCTCCGGAAATCGCTCGGCCTCCGCGTGCGACGAGCTGGCCGCCGCCGACATCCCCGCCGCCACCCTCGCCGGCGGCACCACCGCCTGGGCCGAACAGGGCCACCCCCTGCACCCCTCGGAGGGCGCACCGACGGCCTGGCCGATGGAGCGCCAGGTGCGGCTCGCCGCCGGGTCCCTGGTGGTCATCGGCCTCGCGGCCGGTACCCGCTTCCGGGCCGCGCGCTGGCTGGCCGCGGGCGTCGGGGCGGGCCTCGTCTACTCCGCCGTCACCGACACCTGCGGCATGGCCGCCGTCCTCGGCAGGCTGCCTCACAACCGCCCTCGCGCCGCCGACCTGCGCACCACGCTGGAAGCCCTGTAG
- a CDS encoding cytosine permease, translated as MPKEPSPSVIEVETHGVERIPDADRTAGPLDLFRLSFGGANTFATCVLGAFPILFGLSFLQGLAAMLAGLLVGSLLLAPMAVFGPRNGTNNAVSSSAHLGVHGRIVGSFLSLLTAVAFFSLSVWSSGDALIGGAHRLLGVPESDVAYGCAYAVFAALVLAVCVYGFRFMLLVNKIAVVAATLLFVLGLAAFAGDFDPSYAGVFTADADRATQDLFWPSFIGAALIVLSNPVSFGAFLGDWARYIPASTPRRKVMGAAFLSQLATVLPFGFGLATASIIAERAPRYMDPDAPNFVGGLLAIAPGWYFLPVCLIALIGGMSTGTTALYGTGLDFSSVFPRLSRVRATVLIGVLSITFIFVGRFGFNLVQAISTFATMIITCTVPWMIVMMLGYVTRRGWYDPEALQVFTRRQHGGRYWFARGWNWRGMAAWWTGAVTGVLFTNIPGQFVGPLGDLANGADISLPLGAAVAAVVYFGLLAAFPEPRGVYGPEGPRWVRAADTPIAPITGPPGGAREDASATAAR; from the coding sequence GTGCCCAAGGAGCCATCTCCGTCCGTCATCGAGGTCGAGACGCACGGAGTCGAACGCATCCCGGACGCGGACCGCACGGCGGGGCCGCTCGATCTGTTCCGGCTGTCGTTCGGCGGCGCCAACACCTTCGCCACCTGTGTGCTCGGAGCGTTCCCGATCCTGTTCGGACTCTCCTTCCTCCAGGGGCTCGCGGCGATGCTCGCCGGGCTGCTCGTCGGTTCGCTGCTGCTCGCCCCGATGGCGGTGTTCGGGCCGCGCAACGGCACGAACAACGCCGTATCGTCGTCGGCGCATCTGGGCGTGCACGGCAGGATCGTCGGTTCCTTCCTCTCGCTGCTCACCGCCGTCGCGTTCTTCTCCCTGTCGGTGTGGAGCTCGGGCGACGCGCTCATCGGCGGGGCGCACCGGCTGCTCGGTGTGCCGGAGAGCGATGTCGCCTATGGCTGCGCGTACGCGGTCTTCGCCGCTCTGGTGCTCGCCGTGTGCGTCTACGGCTTCCGCTTCATGCTGCTCGTCAACAAGATCGCGGTGGTGGCGGCGACCCTGCTGTTCGTCCTCGGCCTCGCCGCCTTCGCGGGGGACTTCGATCCCTCGTACGCCGGTGTCTTCACGGCGGACGCCGACCGGGCGACGCAGGACCTCTTCTGGCCGTCCTTCATCGGCGCCGCGCTGATCGTGCTGTCCAACCCGGTCTCCTTCGGCGCCTTCCTGGGTGACTGGGCGCGCTACATTCCGGCCTCCACGCCGCGCCGCAAGGTGATGGGAGCGGCCTTCCTCTCGCAGCTTGCCACGGTGCTGCCGTTCGGCTTCGGCCTGGCGACGGCGTCGATCATCGCCGAGCGGGCGCCCCGGTACATGGACCCGGACGCCCCCAACTTCGTCGGCGGGCTGCTGGCGATCGCGCCCGGCTGGTACTTCCTGCCGGTCTGCCTGATCGCGCTGATCGGCGGCATGTCGACCGGGACCACCGCGCTGTACGGCACCGGCCTGGACTTCTCCTCGGTGTTCCCCCGGCTCAGCCGCGTGCGGGCCACCGTCCTGATCGGCGTCCTGTCCATCACGTTCATCTTCGTGGGCCGCTTCGGCTTCAACCTGGTCCAGGCGATCTCCACCTTCGCCACGATGATCATCACCTGCACCGTGCCGTGGATGATCGTCATGATGCTTGGCTACGTCACCCGGCGCGGCTGGTACGACCCCGAGGCGCTGCAGGTCTTCACGCGCCGGCAGCACGGCGGCCGCTACTGGTTCGCCCGCGGCTGGAACTGGCGCGGCATGGCGGCCTGGTGGACCGGTGCGGTGACCGGCGTGCTGTTCACCAACATTCCCGGACAGTTCGTCGGGCCGCTCGGCGACCTCGCGAACGGCGCCGACATCAGCCTCCCGCTGGGAGCGGCCGTCGCCGCCGTCGTCTACTTCGGCCTGCTCGCGGCGTTCCCGGAGCCGCGCGGGGTGTACGGGCCCGAGGGGCCGCGCTGGGTGCGCGCGGCGGACACCCCGATCGCCCCGATCACCGGGCCGCCGGGCGGCGCCCGGGAAGACGCCTCCGCGACGGCGGCGAGGTAG
- a CDS encoding RNA polymerase sigma factor: MPGDRGGTADEADASSRRDDGLLAVRAAEGDEEAFETLVHRHAPMALRLATRLLGSRPEAEDAVQDSFVSAWRKLPEFRRDAQFGTWIYRIVTNRCLNLLRARRPVVALDGLPEPAAPEHEVSPARVAEGHAAVADLARAMEGLSPEQRVCWVLRELDGAPYESIAETVGISPEAVRGRVFRARRYLTEAMAAWR, translated from the coding sequence GTGCCGGGCGACCGGGGCGGAACAGCCGATGAAGCGGACGCGTCGTCGAGACGTGACGACGGACTGCTCGCGGTGCGGGCGGCGGAGGGTGACGAGGAGGCCTTCGAAACCCTCGTGCACCGCCACGCGCCCATGGCGCTGCGTCTTGCCACGCGTCTGCTCGGGAGCCGCCCGGAGGCGGAGGACGCCGTGCAGGATTCCTTCGTCAGCGCCTGGCGCAAGCTGCCGGAGTTCCGCAGGGACGCACAGTTCGGCACGTGGATCTATCGCATCGTCACCAATCGCTGCCTGAACCTGCTGCGTGCGCGGCGGCCGGTCGTGGCCCTGGACGGGCTGCCCGAGCCGGCCGCGCCGGAGCACGAGGTGTCGCCCGCGCGGGTGGCCGAGGGGCATGCCGCCGTGGCGGACCTGGCGCGGGCGATGGAGGGGCTCTCGCCGGAGCAGCGGGTGTGCTGGGTGCTGCGCGAGCTGGACGGCGCGCCGTACGAGTCCATCGCCGAGACGGTCGGCATCAGTCCGGAGGCGGTCCGCGGCCGTGTCTTCCGGGCGCGGCGCTATCTGACGGAGGCGATGGCCGCATGGCGTTGA
- a CDS encoding Asp23/Gls24 family envelope stress response protein, with the protein MALNGESVPDDEREAGFGVLPEDELLPCGRELSYVWEQREAGAPDPHADGCPHCAQALDALRLLEGVVTEARDTAPPEREQDTSALAARVMDVVRLELRPGRTLPLGDEDEDAWIVEAAAARTVRAAAESLPGVRAGSCRIGPLEEPESPAPSGRLPRGPVRIRVEVQVPFTWNLPEVADRVRHRVIEAVDDELGMPVAVVDVTISDLIDDGDGDDQADESTEGRQR; encoded by the coding sequence ATGGCGTTGAACGGAGAGTCCGTACCGGACGACGAGCGGGAGGCGGGCTTCGGAGTGCTGCCTGAGGACGAACTGCTGCCCTGCGGGCGCGAGTTGTCGTATGTGTGGGAACAGCGGGAGGCGGGCGCGCCCGATCCCCACGCCGACGGCTGCCCGCACTGCGCGCAGGCCCTGGACGCCCTGCGGCTCCTGGAGGGCGTGGTCACGGAGGCGCGCGACACGGCGCCGCCGGAGCGGGAGCAGGACACCTCCGCGCTCGCCGCCCGTGTCATGGACGTGGTGCGTCTGGAGCTGCGGCCGGGCCGGACGCTGCCCCTGGGCGACGAGGACGAGGACGCGTGGATCGTGGAGGCCGCCGCGGCCAGAACGGTCCGGGCCGCGGCCGAATCGCTGCCGGGCGTGCGTGCGGGCAGCTGCCGCATCGGCCCGCTGGAGGAGCCCGAGTCTCCCGCACCCTCGGGGCGGCTCCCGCGCGGGCCGGTCAGGATCCGCGTCGAGGTGCAGGTCCCGTTCACGTGGAACCTGCCGGAGGTCGCGGACCGGGTGCGTCACCGGGTCATCGAGGCGGTGGACGACGAGCTGGGCATGCCGGTCGCGGTCGTCGACGTGACGATCAGCGACCTCATCGACGACGGCGATGGCGACGATCAAGCGGACGAGAGCACGGAAGGGCGGCAGCGGTGA
- a CDS encoding fasciclin domain-containing protein, whose amino-acid sequence MYSTRIRRAAVAVAAAAVLPIALTACSDSGDKDTKAADSTPSAKASTSDDAMKANEPFGPACSSVPKSGAGSFDGMAKDPVATAASNNPDLSTLVTAVKKAGLVDTLNNAKNLTVFAPTNDAFAKIPQADLDKVLNDKAQLTKILTYHVVGQKLKPQQLENGSFETLEKSKLTTAGSGTEYKVNDTSNVVCGNVPTANATVYIVDTVLMPKS is encoded by the coding sequence ATGTACTCCACCCGAATCCGCCGTGCCGCGGTCGCCGTCGCCGCCGCGGCCGTGCTGCCGATCGCGCTGACGGCGTGCTCGGACAGCGGCGACAAGGACACCAAGGCCGCGGACTCCACGCCCAGCGCGAAGGCGAGCACGTCGGACGACGCCATGAAGGCGAACGAGCCGTTCGGACCCGCTTGTTCGTCCGTCCCGAAGAGCGGCGCGGGCTCCTTCGACGGGATGGCGAAGGACCCGGTCGCCACCGCCGCGTCGAACAACCCGGACCTGTCCACCCTGGTCACCGCGGTCAAGAAGGCCGGTCTTGTCGACACCCTGAACAACGCGAAGAACCTCACGGTGTTCGCGCCGACCAATGACGCCTTCGCCAAGATTCCCCAGGCCGACCTGGACAAGGTGCTCAACGACAAGGCGCAGCTGACCAAGATCCTCACGTACCACGTGGTGGGTCAGAAGCTGAAGCCGCAGCAGCTGGAGAACGGCTCCTTCGAGACGCTGGAGAAGAGCAAGCTCACCACCGCGGGCTCCGGCACCGAGTACAAGGTCAACGACACGTCGAACGTCGTCTGCGGCAACGTCCCGACGGCCAACGCCACGGTCTACATCGTCGACACGGTCCTGATGCCGAAGAGCTGA
- a CDS encoding alkaline shock response membrane anchor protein AmaP, whose amino-acid sequence MSRLRSGTNRSTLFCAAAVLLFAGAVLASAATPVRERLPSTVPRVDADRVWLDEELLGRWRDHGWWPPVVIAALALGAVLFLCWAAAQFRGGRLRELPLGQPGVTLSARALASAMAERARGVDGVARAHVRLLGHPRRLRARITLVLDPDGSPEAVLRELARDTVAEARAAAAPRVLEADVHLTTRRHRARRIH is encoded by the coding sequence ATGAGCCGACTCCGTAGCGGCACGAACCGCTCAACTCTGTTCTGCGCGGCGGCAGTTCTCCTGTTCGCGGGAGCCGTACTGGCTTCCGCGGCCACGCCCGTCCGCGAACGGCTGCCGTCGACCGTGCCCCGTGTCGACGCCGACCGGGTGTGGCTGGACGAGGAGCTGCTCGGCCGGTGGCGTGATCACGGCTGGTGGCCGCCCGTCGTGATCGCCGCGCTGGCCCTCGGCGCCGTCCTGTTCCTGTGCTGGGCCGCCGCCCAGTTCCGCGGCGGCCGGCTGCGCGAGCTCCCGCTCGGGCAGCCCGGCGTCACTCTCTCCGCCAGGGCGCTGGCCTCCGCGATGGCCGAGCGCGCCCGGGGTGTCGACGGCGTGGCCCGCGCCCACGTACGACTGCTCGGACACCCCCGGCGGCTGCGCGCCCGCATCACGCTGGTCCTGGACCCCGACGGCTCCCCGGAAGCGGTGCTGCGCGAGCTCGCCCGGGACACCGTCGCCGAGGCGCGGGCGGCGGCAGCGCCCCGCGTCCTGGAGGCGGACGTGCACCTCACCACCCGGCGGCACCGGGCGCGCCGCATCCACTGA
- a CDS encoding Asp23/Gls24 family envelope stress response protein has product MTTPDLTSNAAATGSTEKHLTGEARRSTPGAITVSGATGAAQPAATRGKTSIADVVVVKISGMAAREIPGVFDMGGGLSRTIGAVRDRVPGGRPNVGRGVKVEVGERQTAIDLDIVVEYGVPITDVAHDVRENVISAVERITGLEVVEVNVAVNDVHLPDDDTADSGGETRVE; this is encoded by the coding sequence ATGACGACACCTGACCTCACTTCGAACGCTGCCGCGACCGGCAGCACCGAGAAGCACCTCACCGGCGAGGCCCGCAGGAGCACCCCGGGAGCCATCACCGTCAGCGGAGCCACCGGCGCGGCCCAGCCGGCGGCGACGCGGGGCAAGACGTCCATCGCGGATGTCGTGGTGGTGAAGATCTCCGGCATGGCGGCCCGCGAGATCCCCGGCGTGTTCGACATGGGCGGCGGCCTGTCCCGCACCATCGGCGCCGTGCGCGACCGCGTTCCCGGCGGGCGCCCGAACGTCGGCCGCGGGGTGAAGGTCGAGGTCGGCGAGCGGCAGACGGCCATCGACCTCGACATCGTCGTCGAGTACGGCGTGCCCATCACGGACGTCGCCCACGACGTGCGCGAGAACGTCATCTCGGCGGTGGAGCGCATCACCGGCCTCGAGGTGGTCGAGGTGAACGTCGCCGTCAACGACGTCCACCTGCCCGACGACGACACCGCGGACTCCGGCGGCGAGACGCGCGTCGAGTAA
- a CDS encoding DUF6286 domain-containing Asp23/Gls24 family envelope stress response protein — MTTPAAERGRTTVADRAVRRIAERAATEALAPGAVEVGGGSAAVRGRRARVGVTVTLPYPAKLDEAGESVRSHVAERTARLTGLTVPSARIRVRGLSRHGLSGGQRLAPPVAATEAAGPRAHRPWAQRRLPVAVLTLLGAAVCGLLLYDVVSVHAAGHAPARWRAEVMEWLSTHGPDSGTAMGVLAAAGVFLLGVWLLVLAVTPGRRDVLPMRPPLPGVRAVLDRRAAAALLRDAVTDVPGIGEVRVRVGRRTARVRAGLEFGGLEGARRAAEEAAEAATAGLGLAGPLRLRVRLNTEPGWRAPTDSGSRPDTGSKPAAMERSTPDEPTP; from the coding sequence ATGACCACGCCCGCGGCCGAGCGCGGCAGGACGACCGTCGCGGACCGCGCGGTGCGCCGCATCGCGGAGCGCGCCGCGACGGAGGCACTGGCGCCCGGCGCGGTGGAGGTCGGCGGCGGATCGGCGGCCGTGCGCGGCCGCCGGGCCCGGGTCGGTGTCACCGTGACCCTGCCCTACCCCGCCAAGCTCGACGAGGCGGGCGAGAGCGTGCGCTCGCACGTCGCCGAGCGCACCGCCCGGCTCACCGGCCTCACGGTGCCCTCGGCGCGGATCCGCGTCCGGGGCCTGTCACGCCACGGTCTGTCCGGTGGGCAGCGGCTCGCACCACCGGTGGCCGCCACCGAGGCGGCCGGGCCGCGCGCTCACCGGCCGTGGGCCCAACGCCGCCTGCCCGTCGCGGTGTTGACCCTGCTCGGCGCCGCGGTCTGCGGGCTACTGCTGTACGACGTGGTGTCCGTGCACGCCGCCGGGCACGCTCCCGCGCGGTGGCGGGCCGAGGTGATGGAGTGGCTGTCCACGCACGGCCCGGACAGCGGGACGGCCATGGGCGTCCTCGCGGCGGCCGGAGTGTTCCTGCTCGGTGTGTGGCTGCTGGTCCTCGCCGTCACGCCGGGCCGTCGCGATGTTCTCCCGATGAGGCCGCCGCTGCCGGGTGTGCGCGCGGTCCTGGACCGCCGGGCGGCGGCGGCCCTCCTGCGGGATGCCGTGACCGACGTGCCGGGCATCGGCGAGGTCCGGGTCAGGGTCGGCCGCCGTACGGCACGGGTGCGGGCCGGGCTCGAGTTCGGCGGTCTGGAGGGTGCGCGGCGGGCTGCGGAAGAGGCTGCCGAGGCGGCGACCGCCGGGCTCGGTCTCGCCGGGCCGCTGCGGCTGCGCGTACGGCTGAACACGGAACCCGGCTGGCGCGCCCCGACGGACTCCGGCTCCCGGCCGGATACCGGGAGCAAGCCTGCCGCGATGGAGAGGAGCACCCCTGATGAGCCGACTCCGTAG
- a CDS encoding Asp23/Gls24 family envelope stress response protein: MSDRDVSRVLADAVIEAVLATPGVAFLRPGLVDLLRSSAVLRRGLPGTPTGSAGVRVRREKGSRDWSVDVYVVVHRGRRTLDVTREVRSAAAKAVELVTGEPAAPGIAVTVTGLV, from the coding sequence GTGAGCGATCGAGACGTTTCGCGCGTGCTGGCGGATGCCGTCATAGAGGCGGTTCTGGCCACGCCCGGGGTCGCCTTCCTGCGGCCGGGCCTGGTGGACCTCCTGCGGTCGTCGGCCGTGCTGCGACGGGGGCTCCCCGGTACCCCCACGGGCTCCGCCGGTGTACGGGTGCGGCGCGAGAAGGGCAGCAGGGACTGGAGCGTGGACGTGTACGTCGTCGTCCACCGGGGACGGCGGACCCTGGACGTGACGCGAGAGGTGCGCTCGGCCGCGGCGAAGGCCGTCGAGCTGGTGACCGGGGAGCCGGCCGCGCCCGGGATCGCGGTCACGGTCACCGGACTCGTCTGA
- a CDS encoding UDP-N-acetylmuramoyl-L-alanyl-D-glutamate--2,6-diaminopimelate ligase — MKLSALLDGHDHEILHGDPRAPVTAGITFDTRNVTLGSLYVAVPGHEEGGPGGIGLALERGAVAVLTEGGAPPGTEPAGQVCVVRVTDARAAASLIASRYYGEAGRAMDVVAITGTNGKTSVSYMVESALRLATGAKVGVIGTSGSRIGTERIPMPRSVLSTPESPDLHYLLGHMRDRGTSSVVLEATSMGLLQRRLDHVPVGIGVFTNLTQDHLDDHGTMEHYKNAKLRLFAGLCDRAVVNADDPVGAEIMALMPGAVTTYGLDAPADYRASDLVVDAAGTRFTLHHDGRKYPAAIPIPGRFSVSNALATLATCHLLGHELPSLVEALDRMPPTPGRLEQFTTAQGVCVIVDYAHSPDSLEKVLATIRGFATGSVITVFGCGGDRDITKRALMGEIAGRHSDRCVLTSDNPRDEDPEAILDQIVPGLTSTGTPFERVADRRDAISRALSAARRGDIVLVAGKGSEPHQIVGEQLIPFDDMTVVRELDAL, encoded by the coding sequence GTGAAGCTCAGCGCACTGCTCGACGGGCACGACCACGAGATTCTGCACGGCGACCCGAGAGCCCCCGTCACCGCGGGCATAACCTTCGATACCCGAAATGTGACACTCGGATCGCTGTACGTCGCCGTTCCCGGCCATGAGGAGGGCGGCCCCGGGGGCATCGGCCTGGCCCTGGAACGAGGGGCGGTGGCGGTCCTCACCGAAGGCGGCGCACCGCCCGGCACGGAACCCGCCGGGCAGGTGTGCGTGGTGCGGGTGACGGACGCCAGGGCGGCCGCCTCGCTCATCGCCTCCCGGTACTACGGCGAGGCCGGCCGTGCGATGGACGTCGTCGCGATCACGGGGACGAACGGCAAGACCTCCGTCTCGTACATGGTCGAGTCGGCACTCAGACTGGCCACGGGCGCGAAGGTCGGGGTGATCGGCACCTCGGGAAGCCGGATCGGCACGGAGCGGATCCCGATGCCGCGGTCGGTCCTGAGCACCCCCGAGTCACCCGACCTGCACTACCTCCTGGGCCACATGCGCGACCGGGGCACGAGCAGTGTGGTCCTGGAAGCCACGTCCATGGGCCTGCTGCAGCGCCGCCTCGACCACGTGCCCGTGGGCATCGGTGTCTTCACCAATCTCACCCAGGACCACCTGGACGACCACGGGACGATGGAGCACTACAAGAACGCCAAGCTGCGGCTCTTCGCGGGGCTGTGCGACCGGGCCGTGGTCAACGCCGACGACCCCGTCGGCGCCGAGATCATGGCCCTGATGCCGGGCGCGGTCACGACGTACGGCCTGGACGCACCGGCCGACTACCGGGCGAGCGACCTGGTGGTGGACGCGGCCGGCACCCGCTTCACGCTTCACCACGACGGCCGCAAGTACCCCGCCGCGATCCCCATACCGGGCCGCTTCTCCGTGTCCAACGCGCTGGCCACCCTCGCCACCTGCCATCTGCTGGGGCACGAACTGCCCTCCCTCGTCGAGGCCTTGGACCGGATGCCGCCCACGCCCGGCCGGCTCGAACAGTTCACCACCGCGCAGGGCGTCTGCGTGATCGTCGACTACGCGCACTCGCCGGACTCGCTGGAGAAGGTCCTCGCCACGATCCGCGGCTTCGCGACCGGATCGGTGATCACCGTCTTCGGCTGCGGCGGCGACCGTGACATCACCAAGCGGGCCCTGATGGGCGAGATCGCGGGACGCCACTCCGACCGGTGCGTCCTCACGTCGGACAATCCCCGTGACGAGGACCCCGAGGCCATCCTGGACCAGATCGTTCCCGGTCTGACGTCCACCGGGACCCCCTTCGAGCGGGTGGCCGACCGCCGCGACGCGATCTCGCGTGCGCTGTCCGCCGCGCGGCGGGGTGACATCGTTCTCGTCGCGGGCAAGGGAAGCGAGCCGCACCAGATCGTCGGCGAACAGCTCATCCCCTTCGACGACATGACAGTGGTCCGCGAACTCGACGCGCTCTGA
- a CDS encoding metal-sensitive transcriptional regulator, with protein MQLEMAADELKSVLNRLRRAQGQIAGIIKMIEDGRDCEDVITQLAAVSRALDRAGFAIIATGLQHCMAEGERSTGDRDQMRARLEKLFLSLA; from the coding sequence GTGCAGCTGGAGATGGCGGCAGACGAGCTGAAGTCCGTGCTGAACCGGCTGCGTCGGGCACAGGGCCAGATCGCCGGGATCATCAAGATGATCGAGGACGGCAGGGACTGCGAGGACGTGATCACGCAGCTGGCCGCGGTCTCCCGCGCACTGGACCGGGCCGGGTTCGCGATCATCGCGACGGGACTCCAGCACTGCATGGCCGAGGGCGAGCGGTCCACCGGCGACCGCGATCAGATGCGGGCCCGCCTGGAGAAGCTGTTCCTTTCCCTGGCCTGA
- a CDS encoding chitinase: MRLRVLAALTATASAATLTLLTLAPNASADKADTGERAAAEFIVSEAQFNEMFPNRNSFYTYSGLTEALSAYPEFTGTGSDTVRKQEAAAFLANVSHETGGLVHVVEQNTANYPHYCDTSQPYGCPAGNDKYYGRGPIQLSWNFNYKAAGDALNIDLLNNPDLVQNDPAVAWKTGLWYWNTQNGPGTMTPHNAMVNSAGFGETIRSINGSLECDGKNPEQVQSRINNYTRFTGILDVATGDKLSC; the protein is encoded by the coding sequence ATGCGTCTTCGTGTCCTTGCCGCGCTGACCGCGACCGCGTCCGCCGCCACGCTCACCCTCCTGACCCTCGCCCCCAACGCCTCTGCCGATAAGGCGGACACGGGGGAGCGGGCGGCGGCCGAATTCATCGTCAGCGAGGCCCAGTTCAACGAGATGTTCCCGAACCGGAACTCCTTCTACACCTACAGCGGCCTCACGGAGGCGCTCAGCGCCTACCCCGAGTTCACCGGGACCGGCAGCGACACCGTGCGCAAGCAGGAGGCCGCGGCCTTCCTGGCGAACGTCAGCCACGAGACGGGCGGCCTGGTCCACGTCGTCGAGCAGAACACCGCGAACTACCCGCACTACTGCGACACGTCCCAGCCCTACGGATGTCCGGCGGGCAACGACAAGTACTACGGCCGCGGCCCGATCCAGCTCAGCTGGAACTTCAACTACAAGGCCGCGGGCGACGCCCTGAACATCGACCTCCTGAACAACCCCGACCTCGTGCAGAACGATCCGGCCGTGGCCTGGAAGACCGGCCTCTGGTACTGGAACACGCAGAACGGCCCGGGGACCATGACGCCGCACAACGCCATGGTCAACAGCGCGGGATTCGGCGAGACGATCCGCAGCATCAACGGGAGCCTGGAGTGCGACGGGAAGAACCCCGAGCAGGTGCAGAGCCGGATCAACAACTACACCCGGTTCACCGGGATCCTCGACGTCGCCACGGGCGACAAGCTCAGCTGCTGA
- a CDS encoding SRPBCC family protein, with protein MTRTFTVSRSILVQAPPQSVYEQVSQPALMGRWSPENLGATVPGGDVPASVGLVFEGHNKRGPFRWTTRCTVTKAEPGQRFAFRVHAIGVKRPRLRAPIASWEYRFEDSGGATKVTETWTDDRRSWPTFVANAFDRLATGGRTFAVFQVGNIDRTLKNLKRELETAR; from the coding sequence ATGACCCGCACGTTCACAGTGTCACGAAGCATCCTGGTCCAGGCGCCCCCGCAGTCGGTGTACGAGCAGGTCAGCCAGCCCGCTCTGATGGGGCGCTGGAGCCCCGAGAACCTCGGGGCGACCGTGCCGGGAGGTGACGTTCCCGCAAGTGTCGGCCTGGTCTTCGAGGGCCACAACAAGCGCGGCCCGTTCCGCTGGACCACCCGCTGCACGGTGACCAAGGCCGAGCCGGGGCAGCGCTTCGCCTTCCGCGTGCACGCGATCGGGGTGAAGCGCCCCCGGCTGCGCGCGCCCATCGCCAGCTGGGAGTACCGGTTCGAGGACAGCGGCGGTGCGACCAAGGTGACCGAGACCTGGACGGACGACCGGCGTTCCTGGCCCACCTTCGTGGCCAACGCCTTCGACCGGCTCGCCACGGGCGGGCGCACCTTCGCGGTCTTCCAGGTCGGCAACATCGACCGGACGCTGAAGAACCTCAAGCGGGAGCTCGAAACGGCACGCTGA